One segment of Lytechinus pictus isolate F3 Inbred chromosome 13, Lp3.0, whole genome shotgun sequence DNA contains the following:
- the LOC135156455 gene encoding uncharacterized protein LOC135156455, giving the protein MFSCCKCVKSFEKSGDLWNHLKIHNINTKTRTKLVCHVQECFKTFYHGYSYKRHLQYHDSIAQNVSDGNAVSDDESVSDQSEVLPNEKPNEEISANIKHSVSEYVAKLKSSSLPSSTVQSIICDTQELLRNVNEAVLQVSAPVIEDIAHDIKPSDDKIDSLQSVLHMVKDPFDYFSLSTVHKQNQYAHECKVLIEPEEIVLGKAYRECLNVRTGRTEQKQVDETFQYVPIGDSLKVFLEQPGYMSVISQEKDSAGEKEVLQTYRDGSYYRTFEGKQNCLNIELLLYNDDFETVNPLGSKKGKHKLLGVYLTVASLPKKYQAKLENVLLVALAKSSLVSKYGVNAVLQRISDDLELLFTEGLHIDSPDGFNGTIRLRLLQAVGDNLALNTILGFAGSFSANYYCRFCKALKAICRKQVVVDERLLRTKENVDYDISLKDVSQTGLRRSCALNSLSYYHVSQNYAPDLMHDFLEGLLPFEMKLVLSELIQQGRFSLDELNSRIRSFSYGVTEHANKPSLILQSHLNNPLGASGQKASQMSCLVEFIPLIVGDKVEEGCEYWRLFTILLEIFQLVIAPNISIAVTYYLQSRISEHHQLYLQLFPDNHLLPKHHNLLHYPRAMRELGPLSQYACMRQEGKHKPLKRWAKTCNNYKNIAKTIARKHQEDQAFRMLKKENINSECVCIHSSEFVKVCDLLFLFVSVCGNSRRNSAGQHFCW; this is encoded by the coding sequence atgttttcGTGTTGCAAATGTGtgaaatcatttgaaaaaagTGGGGATCTATGGAACCATTTAAAGATCCATAACATCAATACGAAGACCAGAACAAAACTTGTGTGTCATGTGCAAGaatgttttaaaacattttatcatgGTTATAGCTACAAGCGGCACTTACAATATCATGATTCCATTGCACAAAATGTCAGTGATGGAAATGCTGTTTCTGATGATGAAAGTGTATCAGATCAGTCAGAAGTGCTGCCAAATGAAAAACCCAACGAGGAAATATCAGCAAATATCAAACATTCTGTTTCTGAATATGTAGCAAAACTTAAAAGCTCTTCCCTGCCATCATCTACTGTGCAAAGCATCATTTGTGACACACAGGAGCTGCTCAGGAATGTAAATGAAGCAGTTCTACAAGTGTCAGCCCCCGTCATTGAGGACATAGCTCATGATATCAAACCGTCAGATGATAAAATTGACAGTCTACAGTCAGTCCTCCACATGGTGAAAGATCCATTTGATTATTTCAGTTTATCTACTGTCCACAAGCAAAACCAATATGCCCACGAATGTAAAGTTCTTATTGAGCCAGAAGAAATTGTTTTGGGCAAAGCATACAGAGAATGTTTGAATGTGCGTACTGGAAGGACTGAGCAAAAACAAGTTGATGAAACTTTTCAGTATGTGCCAATAGGAGACAGTCTTAAAGTGTTCTTGGAACAACCAGGCTATATGTCGGTCATCAGTCAAGAAAAAGACAGTGCTGGTGAGAAAGAAGTTCTTCAGACTTATAGAGATGGATCATATTATAGGACTTTTGAAGGGAAACAAAACTGTTTAAATATTGAATTGTTACTCTATAATGATGACTTCGAGACAGTAAATCCCCTCGGTTCAAAGAAAGGGAAACACAAACTTCTTGGAGTCTATTTAACTGTTGCTTCTTTGCCCAAGAAATATCAAGCTAAGCTTGAAAATGTACTTTTGGTCGCTTTAGCAAAATCTTCTCTTGTGTCCAAatatggtgttaatgctgttcTGCAGCGTATTTCTGATGATCTTGAACTTCTCTTTACGGAAGGTCTACATATAGATAGTCCAGATGGATTCAACGGCACCATTCGTCTGAGACTTCTCCAGGCAGTCGGTGATAACTTGGCTCTCAATACCATACTTGGCTTTGCTGGAAGTTTTAGTGCAAACTACTATTGCAGGTTCTGCAAGGCACTTAAGGCAATATGCAGAAAACAGGTAGTTGTTGATGAAAGGTTACTTCGTACTAAAGAAAACGTTGATTATGATATCAGTTTAAAAGATGTATCCCAAACAGGACTCCGGAGATCATGTGCTCTCAATTCACTGAGCTATTACCACGTATCACAAAACTATGCTCCTGACCTGATGCACGATTTCCTAGAAGGGTTACTTCCATTTGAGATGAAACTTGTCCTGTCTGAGCTCATACAACAGGGCAGATTTAGCCTTGATGAACTAAACAGTCGTATTCGGTCATTCAGCTACGGCGTAACAGAACACGCAAACAAGCCCAGCCTCATTCTTCAAAGTCACCTTAACAACCCATTAGGAGCAAGTGGTCAAAAGGCATCACAGATGAGCTGTCTTGTTGAATTCATACCTCTGATTGTGGGAGATAAAGTTGAAGAAGGGTGTGAATACTGGAGGTTGTTCACAATTCTTCTGGAAATCTTCCAGCTGGTCATAGCACCAAACATTAGCATTGCTGTTACCTACTACTTGCAGTCAAGGATTAGTGAGCATCATCAGTTGTATTTGCAACTATTTCCTGATAACCATCTCCTCCCCAAGCATCACAATCTTCTCCACTATCCCCGAGCAATGAGAGAGCTAGGTCCTTTGTCACAGTATGCTTGTATGAGGCAAGAAGGAAAGCACAAGCCTTTGAAAAGGTGGGCAAAAACTTGCAATAACTACAAGAACATTGCCAAAACAATTGCACGTAAACACCAGGAAGATCAAGCATTCAGAATGCTCAAGAAAGAAAACATCAACAGCGAATGTGTATGCATCCACAGTTCAGAATTTGTTAAAGTGTGTGatcttctgtttctgtttgtttctgtttgtggtaactcccgtaggaactcggcaggacagcatttttgctggtaa